In Paraburkholderia terrae, the DNA window GAAGCGGCGTCAGCCACGGCGATCTGAAGCGCGCATACAGCGCCTTCGATGCGAAATAGAGCACCACCGTCAGCACGAAACAGCCGGCGGCGATGAGCCGGGAGGCGTCGTCGGCGAAAAGGGACGTGTAGAAAGCGCTCATCGGCGGAACGTTCCGGAACGTGGATTAGAGGAAGTTGCGGCTAACAGGACGACGTTCGACGGGCGAGCGATGAACCATCACGCGGCGCAGCGCGAGACGGCGTTCGAGCCGCGCGGCCTGTTCGACGGCGAATGCGACAGCCACCATCACCATCAGCGTGCCCGCGACCACGACGAGCGCGAGACGCCAGCCGTCTTCGCGGAACAAGCCGCCGTACTGGACGGCCGCGACCGCAGCGGGAATGAAGAACAGCAGCATGTCCGACAGCAGCCAATCGGCGCCCGCCTTCACCCAGCGCGGCGCGACGCCGCCGCAGAACAGCAGTGCGAGCAACGCGACGAGGCCCACGACGCCGCCCGGCACCGGCAAGCCAAAACGGCGCACGACGCAATCGGCGGCGAACCAGACTGCGGCGATCCCGGCGCTCTGCACGGCGATCCGGCCAATCTTCGCGACGGGCGACGTCGCATCGAGACGGACAGAAGCGGCAAGACGGGCGATCAGCGGCGAGATCATGGCAAACCCTAGGTGACTTTTGGATGAGATTCAGTATAGGGTGCAGTGCAGCATAAATATAATGACTTAGAATTATCTGCTTCATTCCAAATTGGAATTCCGAGGGCTACGAACATGGAACTGCGCGCGCTCCGCTATTTCGTTGAAGTCGTGCGGCAACAGAGCTTCACCGTCGCCGCCGAGCAGATGTTCGTCACGCAGCCGACCATCAGCAAGATGGTGAAGGCGCTGGAGGACGAAACCGGCTCGCCGCTGCTGCTGCGCGACGGTCGGCAAATGGTGCTGACGGATGCCGGGCGCATCGTCTATCAGCGCGGCCAGGACGTGCTCGCCGCCTACGCGCAGTTGCAGGCCGAACTGCACGACCTCGACAAACTCGGGCGCGGCGAGCTGACGATCGGCATTCCGCCGATGGGCGGGTCGCTGTTCACGCCCGCCATCGCCGCGTTCCGTCAGCGCCATCCGAAGATCGAGCTGAAACTCTTCGAACAGGGCTCGAAGGCCATCGAGGCCGCGTTGATTTCCGGCGAACTGGAACTGGGCGGCGTGCTGCAACCCGTCGACGACATGATCGACGTGCTGCCGATGAGCCGCCAGGTGCTGTGGCTCGTCGCGCGTCAGGGCTCGCGCTGGGATGAGTTGCAGGAAGTGCCGCTCGCCGATCTCGCCAGCGAGCCGTTCGTCTTCTATGGCGAAAGCCTCGCGCTCAACGACGTGGTGCTGACGGCGTGCCGCACGGCCGGTTTCGCGCCGACCATCGTCGGACGCAGCGGGCATTGGGATTTCATGGCGGCGCTGGTGCTGGCGGGCGTCGGCATTGCACTTCTGCCCGCGCCGTATTGCCGGCGGCTCGACGCGGAGCAGTTCACCTGCCGGCCCGTCGTCGCGCCGGAAATTCCGTGGGAAATGGCGATCGGCTGGCGGCGCAAGGGTTATCTGTCGCATGCGGCGCGCGCATGGCTCGAGGTCGCGCGCGAAACGCTGCCGGGACTGACCACCGACAACTTCACGCACCCGCTGACCTTCGACTCGCCCACGACTACGCCGGACCGCGCGAAACCGCCGCTGAAATAAAAAAAGCCGCCCGGTCTGCACCGGGCGGCATCGTGTTCTGCGTCTCTGCGCTGACTGGCGACGCTTACTTCGCCAGAGGCTGCGCTTGAGCCTGGGTTTGCGTCTGCGTCTGAGCTTGCGCCTCGCTGAATTCGATCCGGCGATTCGCGAAACGTCCGCTTTCCGTCGCGTTGCTCGCCACAGGACGGACGTTGCCGTAGCCATGCGCGACGAGCGCATCGGCGGGCACGCCGGCCTTCACGAGAAAGGCGCGCACGGCGTCGGCGCGTTCCTTCGACAGTTCCAGATTCGCCGATTCGCTGCCGAGGTTATCCGAGAAGCCCGCCACTTCGAGCTTCAGCGTGTGGCCGCTTGTCGTACACGACTTGAGCAGTTGCGCGGACTGGTTCAGATCGTCGAGTGCGGACTGCGGCACGTGCGCGTCGCGCGATGCGAAATTGACGACCTGCAGATTCAGCGTCTTGACGACATCCGCACTCGCGCACGACGCGCCCAGCGACTTCGCCGCGTTCTTGAACGACTGCGCGGCGTTCGCAACGGCTTGCGCCGCATCGAATGCGCTCACTTGATACGGCGCGCCGAACAGCGACTTCAGACGATCGAGCCAGCCCGATTTCGCATCGGCGGTCGTGCCGCTCAGTTCGACACGCGTGCCGTCGATCTTCATCTCCGCACCTGGCGTAGACAGCAGCGGCATCAGTGCGTCGATCTGCGCGAGCCAGTCGGCAGCCTTACGGTTTTCGTCGACGGTGATGTCGGCGTTGAAGTTGCCGGCGCCGAATTTCTTCGTCAGCGCGTTCAGCAGCGCCGACTTCTCAGCGATATTCTGGACGGTCGCGGTAAGCGTCGGCTTGCCCTTCCCGTCTACAGCGACGATCAGTTGCGAGTCCTTCGCGACGGCAGGCGCCGCTTCAGCTTCGACCTTGCCGACGGCGCTGGCCGCGTCGTCCCGCGGTGCTTGCGACGCGGGCTGCACATCCGCTTGCGTCGCAGCAGCCGGCACTTCAACCGTAGCCGCGGCGGCATGCTGACCGAGGAAACTGGTCGCCGCCGGACACAAGGCCAACGCCACCCATGTCAGCATCGCAGCGATCGCGCCGATCAGCGCGGACAACGCCGCCATGCCGAACCAGTGCTTCGCCTTCGGGCCGACATGGCGCACTTCACGCGCGGGAGGCGCAACGGAGATCGCCGTGGCGGACAACGTGGGTTCGGCGGGAGCGCGCGCGGTCGTCGGCACTGGCGCCGCGGCGGGATGCTCGAAATGCGACGACACGGCGCGCACCTGCGAGCCGATCGTCTGCGCGAAGGCAGCCGCGCCGCCCAGCCCCAGAACGGTCGTGAGGCCGTCGTTCAGAAACGGCGCGATGGTCTGCAACTGCTGGCCGAGCAAGGTCGGCAACTGACCGATGTTGCCGCGATGCTCGAGAATGTGGC includes these proteins:
- a CDS encoding CidA/LrgA family protein, which translates into the protein MSPLIARLAASVRLDATSPVAKIGRIAVQSAGIAAVWFAADCVVRRFGLPVPGGVVGLVALLALLFCGGVAPRWVKAGADWLLSDMLLFFIPAAVAAVQYGGLFREDGWRLALVVVAGTLMVMVAVAFAVEQAARLERRLALRRVMVHRSPVERRPVSRNFL
- a CDS encoding LysR family transcriptional regulator, with product MELRALRYFVEVVRQQSFTVAAEQMFVTQPTISKMVKALEDETGSPLLLRDGRQMVLTDAGRIVYQRGQDVLAAYAQLQAELHDLDKLGRGELTIGIPPMGGSLFTPAIAAFRQRHPKIELKLFEQGSKAIEAALISGELELGGVLQPVDDMIDVLPMSRQVLWLVARQGSRWDELQEVPLADLASEPFVFYGESLALNDVVLTACRTAGFAPTIVGRSGHWDFMAALVLAGVGIALLPAPYCRRLDAEQFTCRPVVAPEIPWEMAIGWRRKGYLSHAARAWLEVARETLPGLTTDNFTHPLTFDSPTTTPDRAKPPLK
- a CDS encoding OmpA family protein; amino-acid sequence: MSVNVIQLVRSALPDTVVQQLSNCLGLPTEATAKVVDVTTPALVAGLLNKCATLDGARALFATILGQEVNADVAEQLPRLFASTTGVTQLSSTGRQLLEHSFERRIDGLSDTVSMQTGVPAHATHAVSGIAGSILMGVLKRHILEHRGNIGQLPTLLGQQLQTIAPFLNDGLTTVLGLGGAAAFAQTIGSQVRAVSSHFEHPAAAPVPTTARAPAEPTLSATAISVAPPAREVRHVGPKAKHWFGMAALSALIGAIAAMLTWVALALCPAATSFLGQHAAAATVEVPAAATQADVQPASQAPRDDAASAVGKVEAEAAPAVAKDSQLIVAVDGKGKPTLTATVQNIAEKSALLNALTKKFGAGNFNADITVDENRKAADWLAQIDALMPLLSTPGAEMKIDGTRVELSGTTADAKSGWLDRLKSLFGAPYQVSAFDAAQAVANAAQSFKNAAKSLGASCASADVVKTLNLQVVNFASRDAHVPQSALDDLNQSAQLLKSCTTSGHTLKLEVAGFSDNLGSESANLELSKERADAVRAFLVKAGVPADALVAHGYGNVRPVASNATESGRFANRRIEFSEAQAQTQTQTQAQAQPLAK